In Candidatus Zixiibacteriota bacterium, the genomic window CCTCATCATTAAGAGCATTGAGCGCCTTCTCGCGATTGATTGTAACTAACGCAATCTTATCCTCGGTCTTGACCAAAATATTCCTGTATTCCATAGGATCATCTCCCTTTACTTATTGTACTCAAAGAAACCGCGACCGGACTTTTTCCCCAGATAACCGGCCTTGACCATCCGGCGGAGAAGCGGCGGCGCGGCGTAATGGCTGTCCTTGAACTCCTCGAACATGATATCCGCAATGTACAGGGTCGTATCCAGCCCGATAAAATCGGTCAGTGTGAGCGGCCCCATTGGGTGCCCGCAGCCGTGCATCATGCCGCTGTCGATATCCTCGCGCGAGGCCAGGCCGTTCTGGTACTGGCGAATGGCATCGAGAAGGTACGGTATCAGAAGCACATTGACTATGAACCCCGGGCGGTCTTTGGCTTTGACCGGGGACTTACCGACTCCCTGCGCAAAAGCCCACGCCTCGTTAAATGTCGCCTCGCTGGTATCGAGGGTCGAAACAACCTCGACCAGTTTCATCACCGGCACCGGGTTGAAAAAGTGCAAACCCAAGAACTTATCGCGCCGTTTGGTCACGGCGGCCAAATCTCCCACCGGAAGCGATGACGTATTAGTCGCCAGGATTGCCTCCGGTTTACAGATTTTATCCAGCTCGGTGAAAATCTCTTTTTTGATCTGCATATTTTCGGTGGCCGCTTCGATCACGATATCGCAATCGGCCAAATCCGAGTAATCGGTGGTCCCTTTGACATTCCCCAGCACTTTTTCTTTGCCGGCGGCATCGAGTTTCCCTTTCTCGATCGCCTTATCCAGTTGTTTGGTGATTCCCTTGATCCCTTTTTGGACCAGTTCCTCGCTGACCTCATTGGCCGTTACCTGATAACCGGCCTGCGCCGCCACCTGGGCGATTCCCGCGCCCATCTGGCCGAACCCGACAATACCGACTTTCTTGATCATATCAGTCTCTCCATTTTAGATATTTGACTTCCAGCACTAGTTTTCAATTTTAGACAAGGATTATAATCAAATCCGCCCCGCCGGTCAAGCCCGCGAATTTCAATATGGAGAACCCGGCAGCGACAAGAAATCCCTTTTACTCCACAATATTGATGGAATGGCTGACCGCAAACTTGATTCTATCATCCCCTGAAATTCCGTTTCTTGATCGGCGCAATCCTATGTCTGTCTTATGAATAGGTGCATGCAATTGCCCCGCTCGATAGTGCCCAATATCAAGTAATTTCGGATTACTTTTGTCCGCTTTTATTTTCCTAATGTGTCGAAACTGCGAAGCCAGTCCGACCATGATATGAATCTCCAAGGCTAGGCGGTAGCTGCGAAAGTGATAGCATTTTAAAATTGACAATCCGCCCGATATTAGCTATTATTAGTTGGAATTCAGTAAAAAGACTTGACAGTGAATAACGGAGCCCGCTATTTGGCAATGTCATTGGTTGTTTGGCTGCTGTAGGAATTTACGGGTGATTACCTTATTGCGCATTTTGGCAGATAAGATTGCAGATAGCTTTTCTCATGTAAGACCTATTATGCAATATATGAATGGTCAATCGCGTCGGAGTGCACCAAACGGAGCAATCGCATCTGATATGAATGGAGTGTAGATGGGATGGATAACTTGGCGAATACTTTCTTTAAGCTGCTATTATGCCTTGCAATTATGCCGGGCATAGTGCCAATAGGCCTCATTATTTATAAAAACAGTTTGGATAAGGCTGAACTAAAAAGGTTCAGAGAGAAAGTCCAGCGATTGCCTTTGCAGTGTGAAAAACAGCGACGCCTTTTTATGCGTGGGGAAAAGTGCCAGCAAGGGAATCTATGTATCTTCTATAGTCTGACGTCTGCAGTACTCATGACGTTTCCATTTCATGTGATAACAATCGCCAATTTTGTCGTTCTATCACTGTGGTTGCCTGCATTGTTCATTATAGTTCTGCTGATCGGCCTTGCAGCAGTATACTGCACGCTTAGAATCAAGCTCGTCGATATCGATTTTCGCCTTTATGAATCTGATGTTTCAACACCTGTCGTAGTTGAACCATACGTTCAATTGCTCAAGAGACTTTTCGGTATCATAACCATTATTATTTGGGTGATTACTGCGGCACTCTTTTATGCATTGATCATACATAGGTAAAAACATGAAATTAAAATCACTCATATGCTTGTCCAAAATGCTGATATTGTTTGCTGCAATCATTTGTTCTGCCATGATCTATCTTATGCTCAGTGGGACTCTTTCATCAGCCCTGCAGACATCAGTAGTCTGTCTATTCGTTGCAGGTCTTATAAGCATGCCCTGCCTGTGGCTTCTTTGGATGTCAACTCGGGTGGTTGATAGACTCACTCCAATTTACCGCCCAATAATTGAGCGTTTCTTACTGATTAAGCATTTACAGCCCGATATTCGCCTTACAGTGACACCTAGTTGCGAATATGAAATTGCCCGCATTAGCACGGACAATCCTGATGAGGAAGTCAAAGAAGTTCTATGTCGTCCATATTTCAGAAAAATGTTAAGCCAATGGAATTCGGCAGATATTATTGCAGGCTTTCATGCATTGGAGTCGTTGCGCGCTTTATCTGCTGAATGGCTTGATGCTGAGTTCATTTTACCCTTGCACAAAATCTTGTTTGACGACGATACAATAAATCGATCAATATTGAAAAAGAGATTCTATTTTAGCGATGATTACGGGTGTTGGTACGCTAATGATAAAGACAGAAAACCCTCTTTGGAAGCTGCCTATGGTGCATTAAGAACGGCGCAGATACTGTTGTCATTTACTGGCAGAAAATGCTCTTTGGAGAATTTAGATGATATGTTGGGTGCCGGTAGAATTCAGAGCTTTGAAAAATATTTGAAGAGCTGTGCTGATTCTACCACTGGGGGCTTTAGGGATCAAGGGGAAGAGGTTGCCACTATTGCTAGCACGGGACTTGCTATCAGAATATCTGCCCTATTGCAGAAAGCATACAATAAATCTAATGGCATGAAATTGGAATTATTTATGAATAGCAAGTTTGCCTTTGATGCACAGCTTACACCTTCTGGTTTTATTTCCAACTGCTGTAGGCAAAGAGAAATTGACGGACGACAGGCATACGGATTTTCCGAAAATCCGTATGATGAGGAAATCTGGATTTGCGTAAGCTACTTTGCGGCTGCATCGCTGAATCTTTTGGGCGCAACAAAGAAATTTCGGAGTAGAGAATATGAATCTGGTTTTACAGAATTCATGAATTCATGTAAGCGTCGTGCCGCTACATCTGCTCAGGATTCAGCCGCCATGGGTTTCTCGGCCAATCCGAAATTTAAGGCAGCTGACCTAATGCATACATTCTATGCACTGAAATTTGCAGAAATTCTGTGCCCGAAAGTTCTGCAGAGGGAGAATGATGCGTTTTTTTGTGGTATTGCAGAGTTTGTTGATAGTTGTAGGGTAGAAGGTGGGTATGGTTTTAGACCGCATTGGGCACCTAATTTATTTTCCACCTGCCTGGCACGGAATACTTATGATTTAATTCGAAATTATCGGCGTAAATTGGCAATAAATTATGACCCAGTGGAGTCACTGACACTCATATCTAACTGCTTCGCTGGCCCCGAATATGGTTTCTCTGGGTACCCATTGCAAATCTCCTCCAGAATTAGGTGAATGGCAATCGCGCGGATGGCACCCCCAAACTTATCTGAGGGCGTTTTATATAGCGCAGATTTCGATCCGAACTGAGGCGGCAAGCACCCCCCTGAAATGCCCCTTAATTTCCCGCCCCACTTTACCGATAATAAGAATAATATAGACCTGTCAATCTATTCCTAATTTGCTTAGGGAGGAAATATGTCCACCGACCATGAAAACGAATTCCGGAACGAACAGAGATATGCTGTTTCGGTCAGCAATTGGAGCAATCCGTTCAAGGCTTTGCGCATCCTGACGGTCGTAATCACGGTTTTTGCCATTTTTACCGCGATCGCGTTCGGCTTTGCCTGTTTTTCGCTTCTCACCTCAAGCATGCTTAATTTTTACGGCTCGGCCGGAATTGTGGTCGTGATTCTCACCGGCCTGATCGGCGCCATTACGGTTGTCTTTCTTCTGGCACTCGCCGAATCAATCAAATTGCTCCTGGCCATCGAAAGCAACACCCGCACCTCAGCCGAGTTTCTGAGACGCAAGAGTTTCGAGCGGCAGGAAACAACCGCCCCTATGCAGAAATAACGCTACTATCACATCAGTACAAATACAGAAAAGGCAGGTATCATACCTGCCTTTCTTATTGTCACTCTCAATGCCGGGGTTTACTTAGGCGCCGTTAATTTCGCCATTTCCTCTTTGTTGCGGCGGCCATACTCGCAAATCATTTTAAGCGTCTCCGGATTATCGGTGGTCATCAGGTTGATGTCGCCGACACTGGTCACGATGTTTTCCATTTTCACTCCGGACATCATCAATTTGCCAAAATATTCGCAATGCCCGCACATTTTGACATCGGTCTTCCCTTTGGCCATTTCCTCGCCGAGCGCAGCCATGCCGGCCATGGCTTCCTCATAGGAGTCCTTAAATTCCGGCTTGACCGCCGTGACAGTCAGCAGACCATTGCTGATATCATGATGTTCCCAGATCATGTTCTTCATCAGATTGGTATCCTGGATGAGAAACTTGCAAAAATCGCAGTTCGGTATATCGAACCACGGTTTTTCTGCTGCCGCCGCCGGCAGTGCCAGAAGAACCAGAGCGAGGGCCACTAAAATTGTTGCTGCTTTCATGTAATTCTCCTTAAACTTCAAGATACGCTGATAATCTAACAAATTCTTGTTTCTGTTGCAATCACATTCGACTCTCATCAATCGTCCGGATTCTCGGTCATACGGCGGAGATCGAGAACCCGATTCAATGATTCCTTATCCGCAATGCCTTGTTCTTCGGCCAACTCCCGCACCGAGCGGTTTTCCCTGAACGCCTGCTGCGCCAGCTTGGCGGCCTTCTGATATCCGATGAGCGGATTTAAAGCGGTCGCCAGCGAGGTGCTTTTCTCGGCGAACTGTAAGCAAATATCCTCGTTTGCTTTCAGCCCCTTGATGCATTTCTCGGCAAAGGCATTCATCCCGGAAGATAAAATCTGAATTTCCTGAATAAGATTATAACCGATCACCGGCATCATGACATTCAATTCCAATTGCCCCCCCTGCGAAGCATGCACAATACAGGCATCATTCCCCATGACATGCGAGCAAACCATGTTGAGCATCTCGGCCAGCACCGGGTTGACTTTCCCCGGCATAATCGATGACCCCGGCTGCACCGCCGGAAGTTGAATTTCATTCAGACCGGTGAGCGGCCCGGAACCGAGCAGCCGTATATCATCGGCGATTTTTTTCAGGCTGGAAACCAGTGTCCGAAGCGCCCCCGAGAATTCCACCACAGCATCAAAGCTCTGCATCGCCTCGAACATATTCCCGGCGCTACGGAAATTGCTATTGGTCAATTCATTGATATATTTGACAACCGCTTTTCTATATCCTTTGGGCGCATTCAGCCCGGTTCCGACCGCAGTGCCGCCGATGGCCAATTCTTTCAGACCATCAAGCGCCTGCTCGATCCGTTTCATATTTAGACGCATCATTGCCGCATAGGCGCCAAACGCCTGCCCCAGCCGGATCGGGACGGCATCCTGAAGATGTGTTCGCCCGCATTTTATAACCCCGTCAAACTCTTTCTCTTTGGCCGATAGCTCCCTCTCCAATTTCTCCAATGCCGGAATAAGCTTGCTCTTTACTTCCATCATTGCCGCGATATGAATGGCGACATGAATCGTATCGTTGGTCGATTGCGCCATATTGACATGGTCGTTGGGATGCACCAGCTTGTATTCCCCCCGTTTGCCCCCCAGAATTTCGGCGGCCCGGTTGGCCAGTACCTCATTCACATTCATATTCTGTGAGGTGCCCGCGCCGGCCTGGAACAGGT contains:
- a CDS encoding class II fumarate hydratase, which encodes MSDFRTEIDSLGEVKVPAGCYYGAQTQRAVENFPISGLKLQAEFVKAQAIIKSAAARANMECGALERKIGDAIVAAAGEVIAGKLADQFVVDLFQAGAGTSQNMNVNEVLANRAAEILGGKRGEYKLVHPNDHVNMAQSTNDTIHVAIHIAAMMEVKSKLIPALEKLERELSAKEKEFDGVIKCGRTHLQDAVPIRLGQAFGAYAAMMRLNMKRIEQALDGLKELAIGGTAVGTGLNAPKGYRKAVVKYINELTNSNFRSAGNMFEAMQSFDAVVEFSGALRTLVSSLKKIADDIRLLGSGPLTGLNEIQLPAVQPGSSIMPGKVNPVLAEMLNMVCSHVMGNDACIVHASQGGQLELNVMMPVIGYNLIQEIQILSSGMNAFAEKCIKGLKANEDICLQFAEKSTSLATALNPLIGYQKAAKLAQQAFRENRSVRELAEEQGIADKESLNRVLDLRRMTENPDD
- a CDS encoding 3-hydroxybutyryl-CoA dehydrogenase produces the protein MIKKVGIVGFGQMGAGIAQVAAQAGYQVTANEVSEELVQKGIKGITKQLDKAIEKGKLDAAGKEKVLGNVKGTTDYSDLADCDIVIEAATENMQIKKEIFTELDKICKPEAILATNTSSLPVGDLAAVTKRRDKFLGLHFFNPVPVMKLVEVVSTLDTSEATFNEAWAFAQGVGKSPVKAKDRPGFIVNVLLIPYLLDAIRQYQNGLASREDIDSGMMHGCGHPMGPLTLTDFIGLDTTLYIADIMFEEFKDSHYAAPPLLRRMVKAGYLGKKSGRGFFEYNK